The sequence GTCGCGTCGTTTCCCCGGCTGTCTCGCTAGAAACGTTACTTACAGGCAGCGGGCGTCAGTGCGCCGGTCACACCGTTACAGATCTCGGCCTTGGTGGCCCACTTGGCGCTGATCAGCACGCCCAGATTGCTCTTGGTAATAACAACAGGCTTCAGCAGGATGCTGTTGACCGTGACCTTCTTGGGGCCGCCGTTGAAGGTGCCGCTGCCCGCAATCGAGGCGAGTTTGGTGCCTCCGGCCAGCTGCACCGCGATTTTGGCCGCCTCGGTGCCCAGGGTGCGCGAGTCCTTCCACACGGTTCCGGTCTGGAGTCCCTTGGCAATCCGGTTGAGGGCGGCCTTGTCGGCGTCCTGCCCAGAGATCGGCACCTTCCCGGCCAGTCCCACGCTGGCGAGGGCTGCCACTGCGCCGCCCGCCGTGCCGTCGTTGGACGCGACCACCGCGTCGATCTTGTTCTGGTTGGCGGTCAGCAGCTGTTCCATGTTGCGCTGCGCCACTTCCGGTTGCCAGCCTTCGGTGAACTGGCTGCCGACATTCTTGATCGCGCCCGACTTGATGGCCTTGTCGAGCACTTCGAGCTGTCCGG comes from Deinococcus ruber and encodes:
- the xylF gene encoding D-xylose ABC transporter substrate-binding protein; the encoded protein is MKRNAMLMTALLGFSLLSSPALAQKPVVVGVSWSNFQEERWKTDEAAIKAQLAKMGATYISADAQSSNEKQLSDIESLVTRGATVLIVLAQDSEAVLPAISKAKADGIPVVSYDRLIEDPWAFYISFDNKEVGRLQAKMILAAKPKGNYAFIKGSPSDPNAALLYAGQLEVLDKAIKSGAIKNVGSQFTEGWQPEVAQRNMEQLLTANQNKIDAVVASNDGTAGGAVAALASVGLAGKVPISGQDADKAALNRIAKGLQTGTVWKDSRTLGTEAAKIAVQLAGGTKLASIAGSGTFNGGPKKVTVNSILLKPVVITKSNLGVLISAKWATKAEICNGVTGALTPAACK